The following DNA comes from Erigeron canadensis isolate Cc75 chromosome 3, C_canadensis_v1, whole genome shotgun sequence.
tagtaaatcggcttgaaatgcttatcatccctCTGCCCAAGCACAGCTCCAACAGCATAGTCACTCGCGTCACACATCAGCTCAAACGGTAGATCCCAAGCCGGTCCAACCATAATGGGAGAATTGGTCAACTTATCCTTCAacacctgaaaagcacttaaacaagattcatcaaaaacaaaaggaacgtccttctccaacaagtgggtcatcggacgagtaatcttagagaaatctttaatgaatctccggtagaaaccggcatggccaaggaaactacgtacccctttcacattTGAAGGCGGGGGTAACTTGGCTATCACATCAATCTTAGCCCTATCCACTTCTATTCCGGccctagacaccttatgacctagaaCAATTCCCTCGGTtaccatgaagtgacacttctcccaattcaaaactagacgagccttttcacacctagtcaacatcttatctaggtTATGCAAACAAGACCTAAAGGAATCCCCgaaaaccgagaaatcatccatgaaaacctccattgaggtttcaagcatgtccttggaaaatagctatcatgcacctttggaaggtgcccggggcattacacaaaccaaacggcattcgccggtaagcaaaggtaccaaatgggcatgtaaaagtggtcttttcttgatctttcgggtcgatgggtatttgaaaatacccggagaacccatccaagaaacaaaagtaTGCATTTCCGgcaagtctttccaacatttgatcaataaatgggaggggaaaatgatccttacgggtAGCATCATTCAACTTACGGTAATCTATGCAAACCCGCCAATCCGTGACAAtcctagtggccaaaagttcattattttcattttcaatgaccgtcatgcccccctttttgggaacacagtagacgggacttacccaagaactatcagttatcgggaaaatgatccctgcatctaaAAGCTTAATCACTTCCTTCTTGACCACCTCCTTCATATTTggattaagcctcctttgtctctggacaaTGGGCTTAGCATcttcaacaaaatctatcttatgcatgcaaaaatcaggactaatacctaGAATGTCGGTGgttttccaagcaaaagcccgcttatgagctcTAAGCAAGGCTAAAAGAAGATTCTTCTCGTCACTCAAAAGTGCGGACGAGATGACAACGGGtaaagaggatttacctgccaagtaagcatactccaagtgggcaggcaatggcttgagctccagatcagtagggggtacatcaaccgaatttggcacccttgagcttccatcagcaacaaccttttcaaagctctcattttccggaggtgtctcatccatatcaagcgccatcacctctgcaaacaaatcatcatcaccaatgTCCCCATCTCCCAAGAAAACGAGCTCCTCATCAACTTCTGTCTCCATGAATTCCTGAAATTcttgatccaaagcatcatcaattacgtcaatcctgaaacaagattcattagtcgagtaagaatgcttaatagatcgttcaacattaaacactattctatccgtacccacacccaatgaaatttccttatctttcacccggatgatagcatccgcggtgttaaggaatggtctacctaaaatcaagggtaccttagtgtcttcttccatttctaggatcacaaaatcaacaagaaagactatatgacctacttggacagtcatgttctcagcaatcccaatgggatactgaaaagagtggtcagctagtcttatactcatacgagtgggtctcaagataccggaagccaacttactccaaaccgagtaagACATCAAATTAATACTTGCACCTAAACCTGCTAAAgccttacaagtcaaagtacGAATGGCACAAGTTATaggaaaactccctggatcctcaagcttaggcggaatctgttgattctgcaagatagcagaacactcagcattgagatatgtcgccttcacctcatccatctttcctttgtctGTAACGAGTTCCTTGATAAACTTCGCATAGTTGGGCATTCCctgtatcaaatcaactaaaggcacattaatatgaacatttttaatcatgttaacaaatttatcatattgttcctttaatttggccttcctgaaccgctgtggaaatggaaccttaggcttatatggcttagcctcgggtgtcaccGCCGGTTCCGGTCGGGTAACCGGAGTCTTCACGGTcggttgatcttccatcacaatctcctcgtccacatcttcagcttcttcatttcctgtatcctgcacatctgaaacaacaacattaggattaggaggaggggcatagtatctacctgtacgagtagtaatggccttcgcTGCTCATGACAAACAGGTGGTTGAGTGTACTTCTGACTACTGCTGGATCCTTAATTTTGCTTtggattctgctgagtgttactaggcaaaACACCCTAGGGCCTAGTTAGAGCAGCCATCctgctttcaagatccttaaagttaatatcttgattcttggcattcatttccaccttgccattaatcctgtctagcctctcactcaactcccaagtatcctcccttatgttctggatacttgtgtttgtctcaatctGATTACCAATCAtttgcttcatcatctctctcagcttggcattaggatcggtaatagaagaggaagaacccgatccttggctttgcttaatctcctgctgctgtggctgactttgatagttgctcttttgccacctgttaccagaaaaacaagaagtattagcaggaaaagagTTATAGGAAttgttacctgatgaccgattctGGAAACCGGTGCTCCTCTGAAAACCTCCTTGCTAATTCTGGACGAAATTgacatcttcaggtccccggttgggacacTCTTCGGAATAGTGTATGTCTCCACAATGGTCACATCCATCAGCTAGCACCTTCACATCTCGCTTTAGATATCCAAACCTCGCTTCTTGGTTAGCAAAACCTTTATCCATCCTTGCcgataaagcttgaatctcatcaattaCACTAGAACTATTGCTTCCATCGGCCCTTGCAACCTTGTTTTGCTTGAATCGGCTCTCATTCTTCACAAACCTCttatcatccatggccgcattatccttcaccatcctctccaaaatgtcaaaaccttcatttggagtgatCTTGCTAAAACTTCCACCAAAAGCATATCCTATCTCTTTTTTTGAAGCCTTGGTCAATCCATCAAAGAACAACTCAACATACTTCTCCTTAGTCAAATCATGACCCGGACAATTcctcaacatttctttaaagcggatccatgcatctaccacatcttccccatcttcttgcatgaaagacctaatcaagttttccaattgcctttgagttctaaccgagtaaaactcactgataaaagcttccttgagttgatcccaagttgtaatcgaattctcgggaagatcattaaaccaatccTCGGCTTCCCCGGTCAGAGTGATAGgaaaagtttcaagtttcacggcattcatttggttttggccatattgGTAGAGCCGTGCCAACTTCTTAAAcctctccaagtgcttatatggatcccacttcttctttccatcaaacttttgctCTTCGATGCTCTTTAAATGATTCGGTTTCAAATTAAAGTTTTGATCGACCGCCGGTGTTCTAATGGCGGAACCACGAGCCGAAGGGATATTGCGGGCTCGGTCTTCATACTTGATATCATTCGGATCtcttggtggattgtcacccatCTCCTTTTTTACAAGTGTAAGGTCAAAGAATTCCTCAAGAAAGAAGCCTTCTTCGTCCCAATCTGGTGGTGCCGTGTAGTTGATCCTACGTCTAGGTGGGGTTTTTAGTGGACTAAAAAGAGGTctccccgaagaacgcaaaatcatcaactattacagtatcctgcaaaacacaactaacaccatgcgtcaaatgcacctgtgataattcaaataaacaagtctaaactaataaagcaattaacttcctcacgcgtaaggaaggatcaaaccactaaataaacaactaatttggcacacaatccccggcagcggcgccaaaaacttgatgtgcaaaatcgagctttaactttataaactaaaactaccaaagaactcactactacgcactcatgGGCAGTggcccgatcgtttgtaatatagttgaGAGGTAAGtttgagttcgttctcagggaccgtgaaatgattagttgcttgttgaatggtttggaaaacatgTGTTTCTTCGAAATTcccctttgacaattaaataaattgatttgcaaaatgattgcataaatttaaaagacaagttcagacaatataattaaaagtcatccaccttgacttcaaatgtgattacatttgatgaagaacaaattctctagagtttaaaagataatcgtgacaagattatattactcacgtggtaccaccaaccgtgaactaattatcgaatcaccctactactagttgaattacccaagccggtaccaccaaaaccaaaacaattcttctaacaatcagttttattgactatcaaattatcaattgaacctgtgtgacaataacgtggtaccaccaaccgacaTCAATCAcattgacaaaattaatcttttcttaaaatgatattcactatcataccatgaactagtgataattacttatagacaagtaaccgttttaaaatcacatacacattcaactggtaccaccaacgaagaatcatatgcaaccaatatcaaaattaattaatgaaaagaattaaaatcatcaagatcacggaacaacgataattaaataaacccttttgaattaaaaatatagcaatcacattatccgtctcgtttcatcaaggtggatgattaaacagttagccactcatgatcaattcacaataatcaatgaaatagaagagaaacatgatgtaccaattgtttgaagaaaataaattgcaagacaataatgtagatacgatctagatgggtgcccgtaatatcttcgatgaatccgcctaagtgaaacacttgattggagaaggaagaatcctgatagagcagctcctagaaagagtttgaataCCCTAATTTTCGACTTAGGGTTTCTTAATTATACCTccccaaaatctgatgcagaaacaaaaCAAAGTCTGTTTCCCCGTGCGCCCACTGCAGCGCATTGGGTCTTGACTTCTcttcactgcggcgcagtgaggtgttgGTCGACTttgacttcggctgactgcggcgcagtggttcgtgtgatcaccactgcggcgcagtatgatTCCACggcttcttttcttcttcaacagactgcggcgcagtccttctgttgccatccccactgcggcgcaatgggggtttttccatttatttcCGTGGATCAGGATTGCGGCATAGTCCAGAGCTTGTATAGGACCAACTTGTTTCGGTCTcgattacttgctaagctctACCGCCTCGTCCATTCAAATCGACTTTCATTCCCATAACGTAtttcctggccaataatcaaccgaaaatgtaccaaatgaacgcgtaacctgttcaAAACCTGAAaatactaacaaacaccataaacgcgccaaatgcatacaaaaacgacttaaaacatctactaaaatggccaataatgatgtgggtaatggctataaattagtcacatcaaaacccttgtactaaaaataactttcctctatatatatatatatatataggggtgagttatctatagtacaagcatttaaaaaagtacaaaaagtacatgtctaagttaacttacacatgcttgttccttccatctccgaccaccaccaccaccaccatgatcatctccgaccaccaccatgattcttCAGCGATGGCgatcatctccggcgagacttacacatgtgtaactacaacttacacatgtgtaagttaactttccggcgagaatcaggtttaTTTTCgagtggatacggtacgggctagaggccctcatccgttctaagctgaccgtcaagggacgcatatgagaatcgtatggatttgatgggcggcgatccaagagatggtgatggtttgctacggtacgggcgaagcccttgatgCCGGCGTCGgggccgtggttggggtggtcggagatgatggtggctggtggtgattgtctcgcgaaggaaaaaacctagaaattttagaccctaaaatgctaaaaaaaaaagttgtacttacacatgtgtaagttagttacacatgtgtaagttagttacacatgtgtaactctagccggagatggtcgtcgtcgccggagtatcatggtggtggtcggagatgatcatggtggtggtggtggtggtcggagatggaaggaagaaggaagataaaggaggaaataccttgtacttttttaaaccttgtactaaaaataactttcctatatatatatatatatatataaatattaaaacaataagaatcttagctttttaaaaccctctttaatttaaaactatttttaaaatttgccacataggattttatcctatgtgtcatctctataattttccacaatatttatttatttatgtaataaaaaatattaaatatatattggtatgtgaaaaataaaattatgaaattaataaaatagattttatttcctaaaaaccaacattagtttcatatatagattacataattGTGTCGACGTATTACAccattgtcatattttttttaaaagttggtttctgatttcatcttcaaattctttttgacttttaatatgaaaagtaattgggttattaaattttatgtgctttatacatcattataattctcaaaaaatttatatgctttaatgtattattatatattagttcatgttcatttttattctttttacgtaggttattttaaatagccgcacatcgtacgggtaaaaaacctagtatatatatatatatatatatatagatatagatactaATAAGtcttgatatatattagttgcAAACAAAGAAAGAGACACGGCCTTTAAAACAATTTtcctatttatttttcttacatCATATCAGGCTTTTTATGAAGTTTTATCCAAAAGTCGACACATGATACTCTCTTGTTCAAAAAGCATTTTCGATAGtaaaaatctaattttttttaattgcttttaaaatttctttagTTTAACATTTGAACTTTTACgactttttatgtgttttattacATATGATCTACtagtatataatttattatttaaaggtACTACGATTTGTTAAATGAGAAGTATTTTCAATAAAATGACTAATTAAAAGCTGAAGAAACCAGACTAACTAACTTAGACATCCGTCGAAGGTTCGATCGCCTAATATGAAATGAAAGTTGCATACTAGTTTATTGGTAAGCTATATATGTTCTTTCAGCAACTTAGTCTACGTGGGACtactaatcattttttttatatatctaaaaaaagaCATTGGTAAGGTTACacataaaaaaacacacacgcGCGCACATAGATAGTTATGGTCCAACACAATAATTAGGTGTGATGTTACAAAGTTTGTAcctatcaaataaaaaaaatgttacaaagtTTGTAAAGCCTTCTTCAAAAAGTTAAGTATTTGAGGATGTATGTAACTTGTACACTTTTTATTATGTGAAAACAACTTTCATcttatttattgtatgtaattaacttGTAAAATTGAATGAATCGTGTAAGTAATGGGCTAAATGCTGATGTGGAGGTCATTCATTGTGTCACATCTCATATGCCAGATGGTGTCACATTAGTTTCTGGCCAATTTTTTACATGATTCGTTCAACTTTACAAGTTAATTACATACTATGAACCAGATGAAAATTGTTTTCACACAATAGGAAAAATGTACAAGTTACATACATCCTCAAATACTTAACTCTTTTTCAAACTGAAGATTAGCTTTTATTACCATAGCAGAAACTTAAGCTTACATTACCaaaaaaaacaagattgatAGACACAAACAACCATCCTATACTACTACAAGGTGTCAAGCAGGGATGAAACCAAgataaataaatctaaaagctATTAGCCAATGATCCTCGGTTCTAAGGCACCCGATGATCAAGTTCAATAATTAAGGATGTTGAGGATATGGAGCAAAAATATTAATTGGGGTGTTATATTGGGCCACGAGGTTTTCTCTAACATATGGTAGGTTTACTCATCTGATGTAATCCGGTGAACCAATATTGGTAAGTTACTtatctaattaaatttattgtcGTTAAAAAGGAAAACCAGCTAGCGAGTGGACCAAATAACAATAAACATTTATGTATGTAAATATTGCTCATGTGTAGGTACAGTATGTTCATATACAAAAGAGTGCTAGCTTCTTCAAACAAATAATTTTGATAATGGGCAACTTATAAAatgttgaatatatatttattttgaaactAACCACTATTCGTGTTGCTATTTAGGATACATTCTAGAAGTGAGAAATTCGCCAATATTCGTGAGAAGTATGGATAGATGTGGCTGCGAAATCATCACTCCTGTTAAGTGCTCGAAATTTTTAGTAGCGACTAGAGCATGATTTTTATACAAAGTTACTTTTTcgtaaaagttataaatttcaCCAGTGGCCCAGTGGGTTATAGGCTACTAAAGCCAATAATTAGATCTCAATGAGTTATAATGATAGACCAATGGGCTGGCCCAAACTTACATAATACcgtattaattgttaaatacttGTCACTTGAGTGAGTAACATCCAAATATACTAGTCTAGCTACATTCTACAATAGTACAATCTTGTTGGTGTTTAAATTATTATTCCTCAAAAGCAGTAATTCGAGATTATATCTAAGATTCATCTGTGACATTACGACCTCCATCCTGTAAATTTGAAAGCACAAAACTAGggaaaaggtaaaaaaaaataaaaatcgtcGCATACATGTATATAATGGTCAAGGCGGGCGCAATCTCCTGAGTCTTGATGCCAAATGTCCTTTAGGCGCGGCTGCTCAAAGTAGAATTATGGCATAACACTTTCCGTCCTACTATTTGTTAAATTTGTAAAATGTTGTTGACATTTTAGACACTAGGTACAAGGGATAAAGTGGTAACAATATTCTGGTTGAAATCAACTCTTAACATATTATCTTATTTGAAATCTGATGGGTTAAATCTAATGTTTCAACTTTGATGCCAATTGATCTAAGGTTTTCGCAGAACACCCCTCTTTAGTAACGACATTAGCAGCGGCGTCTTTGAGAAACTGAATTCTACTACGAATCGCTTTTCCATCTTCCCCTTGAAATAAACCTTTCACGACCTTTGCGATCTCCTCCCTCCCCACGATGCCATTTTCACCAATGGCGGGCCTTATTGCTACTTTAAGTCCATCGGTTAAATATATCGCATTCATTTTTTGCTCCGCATAAAGTGGCCAAGCGATTACTGGTACGCCATAAACTACAGTCTCAAGGACCGAGTTCCAACCACAATGGGTCAAGAACCCGCCTGTTGAGCTGTGGCTCAGAATCTGGGTTTGTGGGGCCCAAGAAGGAACCACAAGCCCAATAACTTTGGTTCTTTCCAAGAACCCTTTTGGTAAGAAGCCAAAAAAGTCCTCGTGACCATGAGAATTGAAAAAGGTGGCATTGGCTTGATCATTTGGACGTCTAACCACCCAGATGAACCTTTGTTGACTTAACTCCAAACCCAAGGCTAACTCATTAAGCTGATTAGAAGAAAGGGTTCCACCACTCCCAaaagatatatacaaaacaGAACCACAAGGCTGACCGTCTAACCACTTCAAACAATCTAACccatcaacatcatcatttcTCGAATCAGCTGTCTGAATCAACGGTCCAATTGGATAAACCCGTGGCTTACCCGGCTCAGCATCCTCTATCAAAGCTTTGAAGGCGCCATCCTCTAACTCCTTGAAGCTATTTACAACTATACCTTCAGCCATTAGATACATCTTTGCATTATGAAGCACCCATTTGTATGCTTCATTCTTTCTATCTTGAACCGGGTCAAGTAGGTCTTTTCCAGGAATCGGTATGCAGCCAGGGATTTTAACCGGTTCAGGCAAGTCCCTATACTCACATGAAACCATCTGATCAAGTTTAGGCAGATAAAAACTCAAAGACAGGCCCATAGCATTAGATgggaagaataaataaggtgaAACGCCAAATTCAATAGCAACATGAAATGCATCTGCactaaaaatatcaacaaaacATGCCACAATGTTCTTTTCCACAACTGAAGACTTGAATTCTTCACGAAGCGAATCAAGAGACCGCGTAACCATAAGACTTATTCGGGTTTCCATTTGGGTATCATGTGGtaagtcatcaaaagtgacagGAGGAAGAAGCATATAGTTTAGACCATTAGGGAGTGAGTCAAGAAAAGTGTTTTGAGATTTGGATAAAAATCCATCGTTTGCGATGATGAAAGTTGATGAGATGTTGTGGTGAATCTTTAGTTTTTTAGCAAATTCAACTAAAGGGATCAAGTGTCCTATACCTGGACTTGGTACAATGGTAACATGGGGTGTTCTTTCCATTGGATAGAATAGCTAGAGAGGGCGAATAATACAAAATGAAGTTTATACATGTTACTAACCCTCCATAAAATTATCAACAACAAATCCTAGATAATATATGAAACTAAATAAAGGTTAACAACTCTGTTTTTTTGAGCAAACAAAGAGTAGGGTAGATTGCCAACTACACTAAACAATTAATGTACGCAATATTATAAACTAATATGTCTAACTAGTATTTTCGCTTTTTTATTGGTTCTTATATTATTTCCTTTGGTAGATAGTAGAACTGTACCCGCATGATGTGGTGGTGTAATAGCAACGGTAATTGTGGCGCTAACGGGTGGTGATGGCGTGCAGCTATAGCGGCAGTGATGGAGGTGGTGGCGGGGATGTGTTTTTTCTTTAAGAAAaggatttttaattataaaagcAACACAagttttaaagttataaaagttatacataaACCATATACGAGTAATAGCTCGCTACCGGCCAATGATCCACGGTTCTAAGGCACCCGATGGCTTTAATAATTGGGGATGTCGCGGATATGAAACAATAACATTGGGGTTTTCATATCAGGTCAGGAGATTTTCTTTAACATATGGTGGGTGTCCTGTGGTGTGGAGATGATCCAACATTTTATATACGTATTCAGCATAACACAGTTTTGTAGGAGCgtagggctgtaaacggttcggttcgATTCGAttcggttagctagaaatttcgaaccgtttttcgggtttcggttcggttcagttagctagaaattttgaactgttaatttcggttacccgaaaaagtcggttaatttcggttttattttcggttaaccatttatcaaagttatgctaatataaagtttaagtttttaattataatagttaatttacattgtattaattttttttttatgtaaaataattatttaactaaattaatattttgttttataaaaaaaatatacattacatctattttacttttttctaaTGTTATATTTATGCAATGCAAGTTTCTACTCGtatttaagagtattataattTACCACTTGAAATGTCTTCTATATGATAATACCAATacctttaataaatattttaaaaaaggttaacaactttttattaaaaagagtatatatatatataacaaaattacttAGAATATCCAAAATTAATCATAGATTCTGaaaaaagttagtaaaattgttaatattttatgcaacaaatacaaaaaatcaGCTAAATTGATATGTAAATGACGTAttcatataatacatatatgcgtaaatatacatatatatgattatatgtagacATATATCAaatttcggttcggttcggttaaccgcgggtaatgaatattaaaaatcgtaaccgaaccgttacacaTCAGTTTTTTCGTTTTCGGTTTTCTGGATTTTGGTTTTTTCCGGTTTCAGTTTTTTCGGATCACGTGGTTCGGACCGGTTTTCCagttcatttcttacaccctTAATTCGGACATGGTGATGTGATATGATCGTTGTGACCAATCCAAATGCTATAATTGTACGTGTTGCTTCTATGATAAATTCTAGAAGTGAGAATTCCATGAAGAATTCGTAAGAAGTCATGAGAAACATTTCAACGAGATATATGGATGTGGCTGTGAATTATCACTTCTTTCAGTGCTTATTATCTCACgaaaagttataaattttttgaactAAATAGTCTAAAAAACCTTCTAAAAA
Coding sequences within:
- the LOC122594205 gene encoding hydroquinone glucosyltransferase-like encodes the protein MERTPHVTIVPSPGIGHLIPLVEFAKKLKIHHNISSTFIIANDGFLSKSQNTFLDSLPNGLNYMLLPPVTFDDLPHDTQMETRISLMVTRSLDSLREEFKSSVVEKNIVACFVDIFSADAFHVAIEFGVSPYLFFPSNAMGLSLSFYLPKLDQMVSCEYRDLPEPVKIPGCIPIPGKDLLDPVQDRKNEAYKWVLHNAKMYLMAEGIVVNSFKELEDGAFKALIEDAEPGKPRVYPIGPLIQTADSRNDDVDGLDCLKWLDGQPCGSVLYISFGSGGTLSSNQLNELALGLELSQQRFIWVVRRPNDQANATFFNSHGHEDFFGFLPKGFLERTKVIGLVVPSWAPQTQILSHSSTGGFLTHCGWNSVLETVVYGVPVIAWPLYAEQKMNAIYLTDGLKVAIRPAIGENGIVGREEIAKVVKGLFQGEDGKAIRSRIQFLKDAAANVVTKEGCSAKTLDQLASKLKH